In Rhodococcus rhodochrous, a single genomic region encodes these proteins:
- a CDS encoding dihydrolipoyl dehydrogenase family protein — protein MSGPTAESDSYDVIVLGAGPAGENAAQYAIAGSDRTAVLVEHELVGGECSYWACMPSKALLRPTQVLATARNMPGVADKISAHGVEVPAVLARRDSFTHNRDDSSQVDWAEGAGIDVVRGHGRLAGERTVTVTGSDGERRLQARHAVVLATGTVPSIPDLPGLRDALPWTSRDATNLLEVPRRVLVVGGGVVACETATWLRQLGVEELTLAVRGDRLLPRVEPFAAERVATRMAHKGLNVRYGTEIRSVQRPDVKDTGVGRIHGGPATVELSDGSTVEVDEIVVAAGRCPAVDGLGLDTVGLTDGKVTVADDLTVDGVDGQWLYAVGDIAGRAALTHMGKYQARVCGDVIAARAENRPTDGSRFRTSADHGQVPQVIFTVPEIAAVGRTAEQARADGLDVEVLEADIDVAGASLARDDYAGHAALVVDRATDTLVGATFVGQEVAELVHAATVALVGKVPLDTLWHAVPSYPTISEIWLRLLESRRS, from the coding sequence ATGAGCGGTCCGACAGCGGAATCCGACAGCTATGACGTGATCGTCCTCGGCGCGGGCCCGGCCGGGGAGAACGCCGCCCAGTACGCCATCGCCGGCAGCGACCGCACCGCGGTGCTCGTCGAACACGAACTCGTCGGCGGCGAATGTTCCTACTGGGCATGCATGCCCAGCAAAGCCCTGCTGCGTCCCACCCAGGTGCTCGCCACTGCCCGCAACATGCCCGGCGTCGCCGACAAGATCAGCGCCCACGGCGTCGAGGTGCCGGCCGTGCTCGCCCGCCGCGACAGCTTCACCCACAACCGCGACGACAGTTCCCAGGTGGACTGGGCCGAGGGCGCGGGTATCGACGTCGTCCGCGGCCACGGCCGCCTCGCCGGCGAACGCACCGTCACCGTCACCGGCAGCGACGGGGAGCGTCGCCTGCAGGCCCGGCACGCCGTGGTCCTGGCCACCGGCACCGTCCCGTCGATCCCGGACCTGCCCGGGCTGCGCGACGCGCTGCCGTGGACCTCCCGCGATGCGACGAACCTGCTCGAGGTCCCCCGCCGCGTGCTCGTCGTCGGCGGCGGTGTCGTCGCCTGCGAAACCGCCACCTGGCTGCGGCAACTCGGCGTCGAGGAGCTCACCCTCGCGGTGCGCGGCGACCGGTTGCTGCCGCGCGTGGAGCCGTTCGCCGCCGAACGCGTCGCCACCCGCATGGCCCACAAGGGCCTGAATGTGCGCTACGGCACCGAGATCCGCTCGGTGCAGCGCCCCGACGTCAAGGACACCGGCGTCGGCCGCATCCACGGCGGTCCCGCCACCGTGGAGTTGTCCGACGGCAGCACTGTCGAGGTCGACGAGATCGTCGTCGCCGCCGGCCGCTGCCCCGCCGTGGACGGGCTCGGTCTCGACACTGTCGGCCTGACCGACGGGAAGGTGACCGTCGCCGACGATCTCACCGTCGACGGGGTCGACGGCCAGTGGCTGTATGCGGTCGGGGACATCGCCGGTCGCGCCGCACTGACCCACATGGGCAAATACCAGGCGCGGGTGTGCGGGGACGTCATCGCCGCCCGCGCCGAGAACCGCCCCACCGACGGGTCACGATTCCGGACGAGCGCCGACCACGGCCAGGTCCCGCAGGTGATCTTCACCGTCCCGGAGATCGCCGCGGTCGGCCGCACCGCCGAGCAGGCCCGCGCCGACGGACTCGACGTCGAGGTCCTCGAGGCCGACATCGACGTCGCCGGGGCCTCGCTGGCCCGCGACGACTACGCCGGGCACGCCGCGCTCGTCGTCGACCGGGCCACCGACACCCTCGTCGGCGCGACCTTCGTCGGCCAGGAGGTCGCCGAACTCGTCCACGCCGCGACCGTCGCCCTGGTCGGGAAGGTGCCGTTGGACACGCTGTGGCATGCGGTGCCGTCCTACCCCACCATCAGCGAGATCTGGTTGCGGCTGCTCGAATCCCGCCGCAGCTGA
- a CDS encoding precorrin-3B synthase gives MADTAVDVHLPAGHLTSAQVQALAELAHTHGGGELHLTAHAQLRVRGDHAAISAAVTAAGLTVDVPTRARLLVSPLSGRIGGHHDLRELTAAVLARLDDRPVAAGTVLGLDDGTGDIVALAPTVAALARPDGRFAVIRDGADTGVRVDPPDAAEALLTPPADPTSDPEPVPERPRPPIGWLDQPDGAVTLAGGLPDGILPARLAEFLAAVERPVIVTPWRSVLLCDLDEWTAEQVVRVLAPMGLIFDADSPHLR, from the coding sequence ATGGCCGATACCGCTGTCGACGTGCACCTGCCCGCCGGGCACCTGACCTCCGCGCAGGTGCAGGCGCTCGCCGAACTCGCCCACACCCACGGCGGCGGCGAACTGCACCTGACCGCCCACGCCCAGCTGCGGGTGCGCGGCGACCACGCCGCGATCAGCGCGGCCGTCACCGCCGCCGGGCTCACCGTCGACGTGCCCACCCGCGCACGGCTTCTCGTCTCCCCGCTCAGCGGCCGCATCGGCGGACACCACGACCTGCGCGAGCTCACCGCCGCGGTGCTCGCGCGCCTGGACGACCGGCCGGTGGCGGCCGGCACCGTCCTCGGGCTCGACGACGGCACCGGCGACATCGTCGCCCTCGCCCCCACCGTCGCGGCCCTCGCCCGTCCCGACGGCCGCTTCGCGGTGATCCGCGACGGCGCCGACACCGGGGTGCGCGTCGACCCGCCCGACGCCGCCGAGGCGCTGCTCACCCCACCGGCCGACCCGACCTCGGATCCGGAACCGGTGCCGGAGCGGCCGCGGCCGCCGATCGGCTGGCTCGACCAGCCCGACGGGGCCGTCACCCTCGCCGGTGGTCTGCCCGACGGGATCCTTCCCGCACGACTGGCGGAATTCCTGGCCGCCGTCGAACGTCCGGTGATCGTCACCCCGTGGCGGTCGGTGCTGCTGTGCGATCTCGACGAGTGGACCGCCGAGCAGGTGGTGCGGGTGCTCGCCCCGATGGGGTTGATCTTCGACGCCGACTCCCCGCATCTGCGCTGA
- a CDS encoding PPOX class F420-dependent oxidoreductase, with translation MPESTTPTFADLAAAKFVLLTTYRKDGSAVGTPVWAAPDGNRLLVWTVADAYKVRRLRRDPRVSLAICDARGNPKSAAVPGTGEVLDADGSAHARSVIARKYGLLGRIIVGASVVRRGRTGTVGLACVLDPADDTVGR, from the coding sequence ATGCCCGAGTCGACGACCCCCACCTTCGCGGACCTCGCCGCCGCCAAGTTCGTGCTGCTGACCACCTACCGCAAGGACGGCAGCGCGGTGGGCACCCCGGTGTGGGCGGCGCCCGACGGGAACCGGCTGCTGGTGTGGACGGTCGCCGATGCCTACAAGGTGCGACGGCTGCGCCGCGATCCGCGGGTGTCCCTGGCGATCTGCGACGCGCGCGGCAACCCGAAGTCGGCGGCGGTGCCCGGCACGGGGGAGGTGCTCGACGCCGACGGCTCGGCGCACGCCCGGTCGGTGATCGCCCGCAAGTACGGGCTGCTCGGCCGGATCATCGTGGGCGCGAGCGTGGTGCGCCGTGGCCGCACCGGCACCGTCGGGTTGGCGTGCGTGCTCGATCCCGCCGACGACACGGTAGGCCGGTAG
- a CDS encoding acyltransferase: protein MARSHTYRSQAIAVALASNPLISGASRWKWLRRAGVDAAPPSLIHTGVVVQGLGRLTLGAGSFVNHGCYFDTVADITLGQRVFLGDHVRVLTSSHRMGTAEQRASTLTGEPVTIGDGAWIGSGAVIMPGVTIGAGAVIGANSLVTKDCAPHTLHLGSPARHVRDLD from the coding sequence GTGGCGCGCTCCCACACCTACCGGTCCCAGGCGATCGCGGTGGCGCTCGCGAGCAACCCGCTGATCTCCGGTGCGAGTCGCTGGAAGTGGTTGCGCCGCGCCGGTGTCGACGCCGCACCGCCGAGCCTGATCCACACCGGCGTGGTGGTGCAGGGCCTCGGCCGGCTCACCCTCGGCGCGGGCTCGTTCGTCAACCACGGCTGCTATTTCGACACGGTCGCCGACATCACCCTCGGGCAGCGGGTGTTCCTCGGCGACCACGTGCGGGTGCTCACCAGCAGCCACCGCATGGGCACCGCCGAACAGCGCGCGTCGACGCTGACGGGGGAGCCGGTGACCATCGGCGACGGCGCGTGGATCGGCTCCGGTGCGGTGATCATGCCGGGCGTGACCATCGGCGCCGGCGCGGTGATCGGCGCGAACTCGCTGGTGACGAAGGACTGCGCCCCGCACACGCTGCATCTGGGCAGCCCCGCCCGGCACGTCCGCGACCTGGACTGA
- a CDS encoding glutathione peroxidase: MSVHEYTVATADGGSEDLARFAGRYLLIVNVASKCGLTPQYEALEALHRELGERGLQILAFPCNQFGGQEPGSDSEIQEFCRVNFDVTFPVFAKLDVNGDDAHPLYRYLRAEAPGDFGPQHGFLFEHVSKTRPEALGTDEVKWNFTKFLVDPQGAVVRRFEPTVTPEEIGKELADLL, from the coding sequence ATGTCCGTGCACGAGTACACCGTGGCCACCGCCGACGGCGGCAGCGAGGATCTCGCCCGCTTCGCCGGCCGGTACCTGCTGATCGTCAATGTCGCCAGCAAGTGCGGCCTGACCCCGCAGTACGAGGCGCTCGAAGCGCTGCACCGCGAACTGGGTGAGCGCGGCCTGCAGATCCTCGCGTTCCCGTGCAACCAGTTCGGTGGTCAGGAACCGGGCAGCGACAGTGAGATCCAGGAGTTCTGCCGGGTGAACTTCGACGTCACCTTCCCGGTGTTCGCGAAGCTCGACGTAAACGGCGACGACGCACACCCGCTCTACCGGTACCTGCGCGCCGAGGCTCCCGGCGATTTCGGGCCGCAGCACGGTTTCCTGTTCGAGCACGTGAGCAAGACCCGCCCGGAGGCGCTCGGCACCGACGAGGTGAAATGGAACTTCACCAAGTTCCTCGTCGACCCGCAGGGCGCGGTGGTGCGCCGCTTCGAGCCGACGGTCACCCCCGAGGAGATCGGCAAGGAACTCGCCGACCTGCTCTGA
- a CDS encoding metallopeptidase TldD-related protein, which yields MIPGDRLVETALAASPADETIVIVTDNAEASLRWAGNSMTTNGSARARGATILAIRRTPDGAHCGVVSAAIVDADDIGGVVGAAWEAAQQAPAAPDTMPLIDGDATDPQWGEEAVGTDIEVFAPLLDGLAAGFDNTDALYGFAHHRSTTMWLGTSTGVRRRWVQRDGSLEINGKRGGLTGASAWVGAGTVDLTDLAMDPLRAELARRLDWAGTRVDLPAGRYETLLPPSVVADLMIPLLWSLDGRGAEEGRSVWAGPGGTRLGEQIAALPVTLASDPAAPGLGYAPFVVATASTDSVSVFDTGMSASRVDWLRDGALHALAYPRAAAAEFGATPTAPGENLLLTGGGTADVDDMVARTERGLLLTTVWYLREVDPAVLLLTGLTRDGVYLVEDGQVRAAVNNFRFNESPVDLLGRATEIGATERTLPREWKDWFTRTAMPPVRIPDFHMSSVSAAH from the coding sequence ATGATCCCCGGAGACCGACTCGTCGAAACCGCGCTGGCGGCCTCCCCCGCCGACGAGACCATCGTGATCGTCACCGACAACGCCGAGGCGTCGCTGCGGTGGGCCGGCAACTCGATGACCACCAACGGTTCCGCCCGTGCCCGCGGCGCCACGATCCTCGCGATCCGCCGCACCCCCGACGGGGCGCACTGCGGGGTGGTCAGCGCCGCGATCGTCGACGCCGACGACATCGGCGGGGTGGTCGGCGCGGCGTGGGAGGCCGCGCAGCAGGCCCCGGCGGCCCCGGACACGATGCCGCTGATCGACGGCGACGCCACCGACCCGCAGTGGGGCGAAGAGGCTGTCGGCACCGACATCGAGGTCTTCGCCCCGCTCCTCGACGGGCTCGCCGCCGGCTTCGACAACACCGACGCCCTCTACGGGTTCGCGCACCACCGGTCGACGACGATGTGGCTGGGCACCTCCACCGGGGTGCGGCGCCGCTGGGTGCAGCGCGACGGCTCGCTCGAGATCAACGGCAAACGCGGCGGCCTGACCGGGGCGAGCGCCTGGGTCGGCGCCGGCACCGTCGACCTCACCGACCTCGCGATGGATCCGCTGCGCGCCGAGCTGGCGCGGCGGCTGGACTGGGCCGGCACCCGCGTCGACCTGCCCGCCGGGCGGTACGAGACACTGCTGCCGCCGTCGGTGGTCGCCGATCTGATGATCCCGCTGTTGTGGTCCCTCGACGGGCGCGGCGCCGAGGAGGGCCGGTCGGTGTGGGCGGGGCCCGGCGGTACTCGCCTCGGCGAGCAGATCGCGGCGCTGCCGGTGACGTTGGCGTCCGATCCGGCCGCCCCGGGGCTCGGTTATGCGCCGTTCGTGGTCGCCACCGCCTCCACCGACAGCGTCTCGGTGTTCGACACCGGCATGAGCGCCTCGCGGGTCGATTGGCTGCGCGACGGCGCACTGCACGCGTTGGCGTATCCGCGGGCCGCGGCCGCCGAATTCGGCGCCACCCCCACGGCGCCGGGTGAGAACCTGCTGCTCACCGGCGGCGGCACCGCCGATGTGGACGACATGGTCGCCCGCACCGAACGCGGTCTGCTGCTGACCACCGTGTGGTACCTGCGGGAGGTCGACCCGGCGGTGCTGTTGCTGACCGGCCTGACCCGCGACGGGGTGTATCTCGTCGAGGACGGGCAGGTGCGGGCGGCGGTGAACAACTTCCGGTTCAACGAGTCCCCGGTGGATCTGCTCGGCCGCGCCACCGAGATCGGCGCCACCGAACGCACCCTGCCGCGGGAGTGGAAGGACTGGTTCACCCGCACCGCGATGCCGCCGGTGCGCATCCCCGACTTCCACATGTCCTCGGTCAGCGCCGCGCACTGA
- a CDS encoding TldD/PmbA family protein, protein MNAVDDDFLALPLHAAADAGLTVARAAGASHADVRIHRMRTWTSTLRDGALQAAVDDSDCGVAVRVLLDGTWGFASHPVPGPDGAADAAARAVAVARTLRALNRDPVQWADEPVHRDAVWVSPYEIDPFTVPAAERIAVLEDRSRRLQDAAGVDHVAANLTLVKEQTFYADLAGSTITQQRVRIHSDLEATRVDREAGTFESMRTLAPPTGRGWEQVASDRWWDWSSELAALPEQLAEKAQAPSVTPGRTDLVIDPTNLWLTIHESVGHATEYDRAIGYEAAYAGTSFATPDLLGSLRYGSDVMHVTADRTEPHGMATVGYDDDGVAAQSWDLVKDGVLVGYQLDRAFAPRLGVARSNGCAYADSAHHVPIQRMANVSLQPDPVVDRSTADLIAGVDDGLYIVGDRSWSIDMQRHNFQFTGQRFYRIRGGRLAGQVRDVAYQASTTEFWGALETLGGASTWQLGGAMNCGKAQPGQVASVSHGCPSVLVRGVNVLNTVQEGGR, encoded by the coding sequence GTGAATGCGGTGGACGACGATTTCCTGGCCCTGCCGTTGCACGCCGCCGCCGACGCGGGCCTGACGGTGGCGCGGGCGGCGGGCGCGAGTCACGCCGATGTGCGGATACATCGGATGCGGACCTGGACGAGCACCCTGCGCGACGGTGCCCTGCAGGCCGCGGTGGACGACAGCGACTGCGGGGTGGCGGTGAGGGTGCTGCTCGACGGTACCTGGGGGTTCGCGTCGCATCCGGTGCCCGGCCCGGACGGCGCCGCCGACGCCGCGGCCCGTGCCGTCGCGGTCGCCCGCACTCTGCGCGCGTTGAACCGTGATCCGGTGCAGTGGGCCGACGAGCCGGTCCACCGGGACGCGGTGTGGGTCTCGCCGTACGAGATCGATCCGTTCACCGTCCCCGCGGCCGAGCGCATCGCGGTGCTCGAGGACCGTTCGCGGCGACTGCAGGACGCCGCCGGCGTCGACCACGTCGCCGCGAATCTGACCCTGGTCAAGGAGCAGACCTTCTACGCCGATCTCGCCGGGTCGACGATCACCCAGCAGCGGGTGCGGATCCACTCCGATCTCGAGGCGACCCGCGTCGACCGTGAGGCCGGCACCTTCGAGTCGATGCGCACCCTGGCCCCACCGACCGGCCGCGGCTGGGAACAGGTGGCCTCGGATCGGTGGTGGGACTGGAGCAGCGAGCTCGCCGCGCTGCCCGAGCAGCTCGCCGAGAAGGCGCAGGCCCCGTCGGTGACCCCGGGCCGCACCGATCTGGTGATCGATCCGACGAATCTGTGGCTGACGATCCACGAATCGGTCGGGCACGCCACCGAATACGACCGCGCCATCGGCTACGAGGCCGCCTACGCCGGCACCTCCTTCGCCACCCCCGACCTGCTGGGCAGCCTGCGCTACGGCAGCGACGTCATGCACGTCACCGCCGACCGCACCGAACCGCACGGCATGGCCACTGTCGGCTACGACGACGACGGGGTCGCCGCCCAGTCCTGGGATCTGGTGAAGGACGGGGTGCTCGTCGGCTACCAACTCGACCGGGCGTTCGCCCCCAGGCTCGGGGTGGCCCGCTCGAACGGCTGCGCCTACGCCGATTCCGCGCATCACGTGCCGATCCAGCGGATGGCGAACGTGTCGCTGCAACCCGATCCGGTCGTCGATCGCAGCACCGCCGATCTGATCGCCGGGGTCGACGACGGGCTGTACATCGTCGGCGACCGCAGCTGGTCGATCGACATGCAGCGGCACAACTTCCAGTTCACCGGGCAGCGGTTCTACCGGATCCGCGGCGGCCGACTCGCCGGGCAGGTCCGCGATGTGGCCTATCAGGCGTCGACCACCGAGTTCTGGGGTGCGCTCGAAACCCTCGGTGGAGCGTCGACCTGGCAGCTCGGCGGCGCGATGAACTGCGGCAAGGCGCAACCCGGGCAGGTCGCGTCCGTCTCGCACGGGTGCCCGTCGGTGCTGGTGCGCGGCGTGAACGTGCTCAACACGGTGCAGGAGGGTGGCCGATGA
- a CDS encoding TSUP family transporter: MTAGDWALLMTAATAAGWVDAVVGGGGLILLPALFLVAPQLTPQVALATNKLTAICGTGAAVLTFARRIPLRWSLLGPAALVAAVAAAAGAAAVSLIDREVFIPIVMVVLVAVAVFVTTRPKLGAGGTRRPSTLRLITVVITAAAVIGFYDGILGPGTGTFFIIVFAAMLGSEFVTSAAMAKVLNFGSNLGALVLFAVGGHVWWTLGAALAVCNVAGSVLGSRMALARGAGFVRVVLLVVVIAMVIRLGIEQFG, translated from the coding sequence ATGACTGCAGGTGACTGGGCGTTGCTGATGACCGCCGCGACGGCCGCCGGATGGGTGGACGCGGTGGTCGGCGGCGGCGGGCTGATTCTGCTGCCCGCCCTGTTCCTCGTCGCCCCGCAGTTGACGCCGCAGGTGGCGCTGGCGACGAACAAGCTCACCGCCATCTGCGGGACCGGCGCGGCGGTGCTGACCTTCGCGCGGCGCATCCCGCTGCGCTGGTCGCTGCTCGGCCCCGCCGCCTTGGTCGCGGCCGTGGCCGCGGCGGCGGGGGCGGCGGCGGTCTCGCTCATCGACCGGGAGGTGTTCATCCCGATCGTGATGGTGGTGCTCGTCGCGGTGGCGGTGTTCGTCACCACCCGCCCGAAACTCGGCGCCGGCGGCACCCGCCGCCCCTCCACCCTGCGGCTGATTACCGTGGTGATCACGGCCGCGGCGGTGATCGGCTTCTACGACGGGATCCTCGGACCCGGCACCGGCACCTTCTTCATCATCGTGTTCGCGGCGATGCTCGGCAGCGAGTTCGTCACCTCCGCGGCGATGGCGAAGGTGCTCAACTTCGGCTCGAATCTCGGCGCGCTGGTGCTCTTCGCCGTCGGCGGGCACGTGTGGTGGACGCTCGGGGCGGCGCTGGCGGTGTGCAACGTCGCCGGATCGGTGCTCGGTTCCCGGATGGCGCTCGCGCGCGGCGCCGGATTCGTGCGGGTGGTGTTGCTGGTCGTGGTGATCGCCATGGTGATCCGGCTGGGCATCGAACAGTTCGGCTGA
- a CDS encoding FxsA family protein, protein MYPLLFVLYVVAEIAVLAWLGSTLGALATVLIFLGVSAAGYLVLAALGRRALRNLGELRNGRAPRANSPERVLTDGALIGAGAALVLIPGIVSTVLGVVLLLPTRAALRPAVRTLVARRARTTGFSAQRLVVVDGQVVDHSVVGGAPHLTGGPAVTEQVDDRGTVFEGEIVETPRRHEER, encoded by the coding sequence GTGTACCCGTTGTTGTTCGTGCTCTACGTCGTGGCGGAGATCGCGGTGCTGGCCTGGCTCGGCTCCACCCTCGGCGCCCTGGCCACCGTGCTGATCTTCCTCGGTGTCAGCGCCGCCGGTTATCTCGTGCTCGCCGCGCTGGGCCGCCGCGCACTGCGCAATCTCGGCGAACTGCGCAATGGGCGGGCGCCGCGCGCCAATTCCCCGGAGCGGGTGCTCACCGACGGTGCGCTCATCGGCGCCGGCGCGGCCCTGGTGCTGATTCCCGGCATCGTCAGCACCGTGCTCGGGGTGGTGCTGTTGCTGCCGACCCGTGCCGCGCTGCGTCCGGCGGTGCGCACGCTGGTCGCGCGGCGGGCCCGCACCACCGGGTTCTCCGCGCAGCGGCTGGTGGTGGTCGACGGGCAGGTCGTCGATCACAGTGTCGTCGGGGGCGCCCCGCACCTGACCGGTGGTCCGGCCGTGACCGAGCAGGTCGACGACCGCGGCACCGTGTTCGAAGGGGAGATCGTGGAGACCCCGCGCCGCCACGAGGAGCGGTAA
- a CDS encoding amidohydrolase, whose translation MSPAPHTQLLVGGRIYSASAPDATAMAVTDGTIVWVGQDRPGRALHPDAEIVDLHGAFVAPGFVDTHVHTTSHGLALTGLDLTDAVDREDALRRVRAHAEAHDDAVIWGHGWDETRWPDPTPPTTADLDAAAPARLVYLGRIDAHSAAASSALRAAAEPLDELAGFDPQQPLTAAAHHAVRGAARRGLTAAQRARARLAALDDFAAHGYVAVHECAGPDISGLDDFTELLGTDHPVQVRGYWGQAVRTGEDAAELLAKTGADALGGDLFVDGSIGSHTAALARPYDDLPDCCGTTYLTEDELTAHVRACTSAGIQAGFHVIGDAATTAAVAAFEAVAAEVGGPALAARGHRLEHVESLTVAQAEVLSRYGVIASMQPSFDALWGGPDGMYAQRLGVERAAALNAFAPLAATGLALAFGSDAPVTAPRPWPMLRAAVHHRTEGSGISPRAAFAAATRGAWRAGGVRDGMAGTLDPGAPASYAIWEVGELVVSAPKDSVQRWSTDPRSRVAPLPDLTPGTADPVLVRSVHRGRVVYAR comes from the coding sequence GTGAGCCCTGCACCGCACACCCAGCTTCTCGTCGGCGGCCGCATCTACAGCGCCAGTGCCCCCGATGCCACCGCTATGGCCGTCACCGACGGCACGATCGTGTGGGTCGGGCAGGACCGGCCCGGCCGCGCCCTGCACCCGGACGCCGAGATCGTCGACCTGCACGGCGCGTTCGTCGCCCCCGGTTTCGTCGACACCCACGTGCACACCACCAGCCACGGCCTGGCGCTGACCGGGCTGGATCTGACCGATGCCGTCGACCGCGAGGACGCGTTGCGCCGGGTGCGCGCGCACGCCGAGGCGCACGACGACGCGGTGATCTGGGGGCACGGCTGGGACGAGACCCGCTGGCCCGACCCGACGCCGCCGACCACCGCCGACCTCGATGCCGCCGCCCCGGCCCGGCTCGTCTATCTCGGCCGGATCGATGCGCATTCGGCGGCGGCGTCGAGCGCGTTGCGGGCCGCCGCCGAACCCCTCGACGAGCTGGCCGGGTTCGATCCGCAGCAGCCGCTGACCGCCGCGGCGCACCACGCGGTGCGCGGCGCCGCACGCCGCGGGCTGACCGCCGCGCAGCGTGCCCGCGCCCGGCTGGCGGCCCTCGATGATTTCGCCGCGCACGGGTACGTCGCGGTGCACGAATGCGCCGGCCCCGACATCTCCGGGCTCGACGACTTCACCGAACTGCTCGGCACCGACCATCCGGTGCAGGTGCGCGGCTACTGGGGCCAAGCGGTGCGCACCGGCGAAGACGCCGCGGAGCTGCTCGCGAAAACCGGCGCCGATGCCCTGGGCGGGGATCTGTTCGTCGACGGGTCGATCGGTTCGCACACCGCCGCGCTGGCCCGCCCCTACGACGATCTGCCGGACTGCTGCGGCACCACCTATCTGACCGAGGACGAGCTGACCGCGCACGTGCGGGCGTGCACCTCGGCGGGCATCCAGGCCGGTTTCCACGTCATCGGTGACGCCGCGACCACCGCTGCGGTCGCGGCCTTCGAGGCGGTCGCCGCGGAGGTCGGGGGACCGGCGCTCGCCGCGCGGGGGCATCGGCTCGAGCACGTCGAGTCGCTGACGGTCGCGCAGGCGGAGGTGTTGTCGCGGTACGGGGTGATCGCGAGCATGCAGCCGAGCTTCGACGCCCTGTGGGGCGGGCCGGACGGGATGTACGCGCAGCGGCTCGGTGTCGAACGCGCCGCGGCGTTGAATGCGTTCGCGCCGCTGGCGGCGACCGGTCTGGCGTTGGCGTTCGGCTCCGATGCGCCGGTGACGGCGCCGCGGCCGTGGCCGATGTTGCGGGCGGCGGTGCACCACCGCACCGAGGGCAGCGGGATCTCGCCGCGGGCGGCGTTCGCCGCCGCGACCCGCGGTGCGTGGCGCGCCGGTGGGGTGCGCGACGGGATGGCCGGCACCCTCGATCCGGGGGCGCCGGCGTCGTATGCGATCTGGGAGGTCGGGGAGCTGGTGGTCAGCGCCCCGAAGGATTCGGTGCAGCGGTGGTCGACGGATCCGCGGTCGCGGGTGGCGCCGCTGCCGGATCTCACCCCGGGCACCGCCGATCCGGTGCTGGTGCGCAGTGTGCACCGCGGCCGGGTCGTGTACGCGCGGTGA